TTTTCAAATCCTCGACTGACACAAGACCACCTTCGTCAACGGGAAGGTAGGTGACCTCAAAACCTTCTTTTTCAAGAGCTTGACAAGAATGCAAGACTGCATGATGTTCAACAGCACTAGTAATAATGTGCTTACCCTTGTTAGCATGTGCATGCGCAGTTCCTTTAATCGCCCAGTTGTCGCCTTCTGAACCGCCGCAAGTGAAAAAAAGCTCTTTTGGCGAGCAGTTTAGAGCGCAAGCCAACTTGCCCCTGGCGTCGCGAACTGCATCAGATGCTCTTTGTCCAAGCGAATAAATCGAAGAAGGGTTGCCATATTCTTCCGTGAAGTAGGGAAGCATTTCATCGACTACTTCTTGACGCACGCGAGTAGTGGCCGCGTTGTCCAAATAAATTGTCTTCATTTTTACTCCCAGAACTAAATCTGCGTACTTTTAACACTAAAGAATATACACCCCACCAGCTATTAGTCAAGACAATTAAAAATATTTTTAATATTTACGCCGAACGGTGTGTTTTGAATGGTAGATAGGTTGAAATTCTTAAAGATTAAAACCAGTGCAAGCAAACAAAACAGCACTTGCGAAAAATCATTCTGAATTACCTAGAGCACCCCCTCCCCACAAATCTCGCTTTTATGTGGCTAGTCTAATCGTGGAAAGAACGATAAACGAAGCACCTCTCGCAAAGGTCGCTTTTGAGCTTCTAAATATTGAAGCCTGCGAGATAAATTCTTAGGAACTTAATCAGTGCTTCCACGTTCGCACTTTGTCGAAGTCGCATAAGATGTGTAGTTTGGGCGCTCAAGCGCAACTATGAACTAAATTGGATGCGACTATGCTTTATTTTCTCGTTAACGTAATAAAAAATGGAAAGTTAAGTAAATGTTGCGTTGAATGCAAATTTTCGCATCCAAACTAAAACGAAAAGCTTTTACATTTGACAGAGACAAAAAGGCGCAGCGGTTGCAGCGCCTTTTTTAATTACAAGTTAAAGCTCGTGCCCTCCAAGGCTAACTTGAATTTCTCTAACAATCTATCTTGAATAGATATTTAGAACCCTAAAGCGACGTAGCCTATTCGACAGCAGTTGCGCCGAGGAACACAAGGCCAGTTGTGCCAATTGGTCCAAAGTTCTCGAGTTTGTTTGAATCGTAGGCTGTGCCTGTCTCGCGATGGAACAATGGGTAAATTGGGCAATTCTCAGCAATGAGGTCGAAGCACTCATTCCAAGTTGACTGCTGCTTAGAAGAGTCAGATTCTTGACGTGCAGACTGGAGCTTGTCTTGGAGTGTCTTCCACTCATCGGTGCCAGCCCAGCATGAGCGGCCTTTTGTCCAAACATTGTCGCCATACCACCAGTTCATGAGGAGGTCTGGATCGTTGCCGAAGCATGATGGGTCACCAGGAGTGAGCATTACATCATATGGAAGAGTGTCATCAGATGGAGCAAGTTTTGCCCAGTCAATCTTTGTCTCATTGATTGTTACATCGATTCCAACAGCGGCGAGGTTTTCTTTAATTTGAGCAGCGAGGTTCTTTACCCAGTTGTTGTTAACCATGAGCTCGCAAGTGATTGACTCTTGTCCTGCTTCTTTAAGAAGTGACTTTGCCTTTTCTGGGTCATATGAGAAGACAGTTGATGCCTTGTGATAGTTTGCATATGTCTCAGGAAGGAACGAAGTTGCAGCCTTTGCGTGTCCTGCCATCTGGTTAGAAATCAGCTTGTCAACGTCAATTGCGTAGAAGAATGCCTGGCGAACTTTTTTGTCGTCGAATGGAGCCTTCTTTGTGTTGAACATGAGGAAAGGCAGTGCAAATCCAGGAACATATTCAACCGTCATGCCAGCACCTGTGATTTGGTCGGCATTTGCGTCAGGAACGTTCTCGATTGCCATTGCAGAACCGCTCGTTACAGCTGTTGTTCTTGATGTGTTGTCGAGAAGAATGTTCCACTCCATGCGCTCATTGTTAGCTGGTTTTGAGCCATTGTAATTTGGGTTAGGAACAAAGGCGATTGTGCCACCGTCGTCGCCATTGATTGTTTCGTACATCCATGGACCAGTGCCGATTGGCATTGTCTTCAAATCATCAACACTCTGTGCTTTAGGGAAAATCTTAACAAGTGCAAGACGTCCTTTGAGAAGTGTTTCGAAAGCAAACTTCAATTTGAAGTCGACAGTTTCGTCATCTTTTGCAGTGACAGAGTCGATGAATGACAAGAATGCGCCATAGGTGTCATCTTTAATGTTGAGTTCGAATGCATTTACAACATCTTCTGCAGTGACTGCGGTGCCATCGCTGAACTTTGCGTCTTTGCGAAGTTTGACTGTGTATTCAGTGTCAGAAACTTTTTGTGGGTCGCCGTCTGCAAGTCCGTTGTATGTCTTGTAGTTTGTCAAATCGAGGTCATAAAGGCCTTCAAAAACATGCCATGTTGCTGCCAACATCAATGCTGAGCTGTTTCCGATTGGGTTGCAGTTTGTTGATGTGTAGGCTGGAGCAGCTGTGATTGTTTTAGCTTTTTGCTTGTCAGAAGAACCGGAGCTGCTGCTAGAGCCGCTTGATCCGCATCCTGAAAGACCGAGTGCAGCAATGCCTGCTGTTGCTGCTGTACCAGCTAAAAAGGTACGACGAGAAAACTGTAGTTGATTCATGAGCACTACCTCTCCTTTTCTAATGTGCACGACCGTGCACTCCCCTTTTATGGCTCGCGTCCATAATGTAAATATTTTACATTGAGTGTATAAAGATAGTGTTAAGAACGCACCTAAAATGAGTAAAAGTACCTCTTAAAAACATAAACAAAAAACTCTCTCACTAACCGCTCAATGCAATAAACACCAGACAAAATCAGCTGACAACTTGATCCACAAGCGCCAATAGACGACATTCGCCAATGAAGCAGAAGTCAATCTGAGGGTAAAGATTCGCGAAAACGCGAGATAAAACCATTGAGTTTTTGCGAACTGAAAAAAGAAGTAGAAATTTAACTGAGAATTCAGATTTGCTTTAAACGGAGATGACGCTAAGTAACGTTGCGAATTCCCAATGGAGCGAAAAGCAATCTGAGCGGGCAGATTTTCACGAAAACGTGAGGAGCTGTGCTAGTGCACTGCCCGAGCGTTTGCAGGGCTAAGATGCCGTTCAGATTGGTTTGCAACGTCAGGATTCCCGTTTTTCGGTAGAAAAACGAAAAGATAGATGGTGCCCCCAACGGGAATCGAACCCGTGTCTCAGCCTTGAAAGGGCCGCGTCCTAACCTCTAGACTATGGGGACAAGAAACGACTTAATATTATACACGTGTGTTTGGTTTTTTTGTTACGATTTTTTTTCGTCTTTGAAACCCTTCATAATCCCAGGCAGTGCGAGGCGCTCCGGGGACAAAATTTTTAGAGAGAAGCGCAAAGGAGAGCTCTTCAGCCTTGCGAATTGCACCAACTGTCACCGGCATTACAAGTGAGGTGATTGCTTTAATTCGTTTTGAAAAACTTCCTCGCGTAAAATGAGCGCCGCGAAGTCGTTGGGCAGTAATCACGGTTTTGACTTCTGAATTTATAACAGGGACGAAACGCAAAGCGAGTGCCAAGACAAATGAAAGTTCCGACACAGGAACTCCGATTTTTTGAAGAGGCGAAAACAGCTTGCCAAGCCCCTCAGTCAATTGCATTTGAGAAGTGCAAGCTAAAAGAAAAGCGCCTGCAAGAAGTGTCATGCAAAGCCTAACAGCATAAAGGCAGGAACGATAGACACCAACACTATATATACAAAGACTTCCTAAAGCAAAAACCACCTCGCCCTCATGGATGACAAATGCGTTAAAAAATGAAATTATGGCAAAACCAATGAGCACAGGCAAAATTGAACGCACTAGAGAAAAAAAGTTGATTTTAGCCATGGCGCAGCAGGCGACCAGAAACACTGCAATTCCACAAAGAACCCAAATGTTAAAAAACGAAAACACACAAATTACAAAAACAACAAATGCCAAGATTTTGGCGCGCGCATCGCACTTGTGCAATATGCTGTTTCGACGGACATATTGCCCAGCTTTTATTTTTTTTCCTGATCCCATAAATGCTATCAACTATTTTTTCTTATTTTTGTTTAACCAAAGTTCATTTATTAAGATGCCTTAAAGCAAAAGCAAAAATTTATGCATGAAGACGAACAACTTGATCTGCAAGTTTTTCGACTTCGGAACTGTC
This portion of the Phoenicibacter congonensis genome encodes:
- a CDS encoding ABC transporter substrate-binding protein translates to MNQLQFSRRTFLAGTAATAGIAALGLSGCGSSGSSSSSGSSDKQKAKTITAAPAYTSTNCNPIGNSSALMLAATWHVFEGLYDLDLTNYKTYNGLADGDPQKVSDTEYTVKLRKDAKFSDGTAVTAEDVVNAFELNIKDDTYGAFLSFIDSVTAKDDETVDFKLKFAFETLLKGRLALVKIFPKAQSVDDLKTMPIGTGPWMYETINGDDGGTIAFVPNPNYNGSKPANNERMEWNILLDNTSRTTAVTSGSAMAIENVPDANADQITGAGMTVEYVPGFALPFLMFNTKKAPFDDKKVRQAFFYAIDVDKLISNQMAGHAKAATSFLPETYANYHKASTVFSYDPEKAKSLLKEAGQESITCELMVNNNWVKNLAAQIKENLAAVGIDVTINETKIDWAKLAPSDDTLPYDVMLTPGDPSCFGNDPDLLMNWWYGDNVWTKGRSCWAGTDEWKTLQDKLQSARQESDSSKQQSTWNECFDLIAENCPIYPLFHRETGTAYDSNKLENFGPIGTTGLVFLGATAVE
- a CDS encoding energy-coupling factor transporter transmembrane protein EcfT; amino-acid sequence: MGSGKKIKAGQYVRRNSILHKCDARAKILAFVVFVICVFSFFNIWVLCGIAVFLVACCAMAKINFFSLVRSILPVLIGFAIISFFNAFVIHEGEVVFALGSLCIYSVGVYRSCLYAVRLCMTLLAGAFLLACTSQMQLTEGLGKLFSPLQKIGVPVSELSFVLALALRFVPVINSEVKTVITAQRLRGAHFTRGSFSKRIKAITSLVMPVTVGAIRKAEELSFALLSKNFVPGAPRTAWDYEGFQRRKKIVTKKPNTRV